One genomic segment of Streptomyces sp. RKND-216 includes these proteins:
- a CDS encoding ATP-binding cassette domain-containing protein → MTYAIETHGLVKRFGKVTALNGLDLQAREGTVLGVLGPNGAGKTTAVRILASLSRPDGGSARVCGYDVASKPHEVRRVIGLTGQYASVDKGLTGIQNLTLVARLLGHSRSSAKKRAAELLERFRLSDAGGRKASTYSGGMRRRLDLAVSLVGEPSVLYLDEPTTGLDPESRLEMWDIVRDLVSRGSTVLLTTQYMEEVDRLAHDIVVIDEGVTIARGTPEQLKAKIDRQALEIVPADDTRLTETAKIVEDLSGTEPAVEGRGLLVRVNDSALPGMVMRRMDEAGIEVSELALRQPSLDEVFLSLTGTRGKAARKAEAEARTAAAEAGDEQPTDRGNA, encoded by the coding sequence ATGACCTACGCGATCGAGACGCACGGCCTGGTCAAGCGGTTCGGCAAGGTCACCGCCCTGAACGGCCTCGACCTGCAGGCCCGGGAAGGCACCGTACTCGGTGTCCTCGGCCCGAACGGCGCGGGCAAGACCACCGCGGTGCGCATCCTGGCCTCCCTGTCGCGCCCGGACGGCGGCAGCGCCCGGGTCTGCGGCTACGACGTGGCCTCCAAGCCGCACGAGGTGCGCCGCGTCATCGGCCTCACCGGCCAGTACGCGTCGGTCGACAAGGGACTCACCGGCATCCAGAACCTCACCCTGGTCGCCCGGCTGCTCGGCCACTCGCGGAGCTCGGCGAAGAAGCGCGCGGCCGAACTGCTGGAGCGTTTCCGGCTGTCGGACGCCGGCGGCCGGAAGGCGTCCACGTACTCGGGCGGCATGCGCCGCCGGCTCGACCTGGCCGTCAGCCTGGTCGGCGAACCGTCGGTGCTGTACCTCGACGAGCCGACCACCGGGCTCGACCCCGAGAGCCGCCTCGAGATGTGGGACATCGTGCGCGACCTCGTCTCCCGCGGCTCCACCGTGCTGCTGACCACGCAGTACATGGAGGAGGTCGACCGGCTCGCCCACGACATCGTGGTGATCGACGAGGGCGTCACGATCGCCCGCGGCACCCCCGAGCAGCTCAAGGCAAAGATCGACCGGCAGGCGCTGGAGATCGTGCCGGCGGACGACACACGGCTCACCGAGACGGCGAAGATCGTCGAGGACCTCAGCGGAACGGAACCCGCCGTCGAGGGCCGCGGGCTGCTGGTGCGGGTCAACGACTCGGCGCTGCCCGGCATGGTGATGCGCCGGATGGACGAGGCCGGCATCGAGGTCAGCGAGCTGGCTCTGCGGCAGCCCAGCCTGGACGAGGTGTTCCTGTCGCTGACCGGGACACGCGGCAAGGCCGCCCGCAAGGCGGAGGCCGAAGCCCGGACCGCGGCCGCGGAGGCCGGGGACGAACAGCCCACGGATCGAGGGAACGCATGA
- a CDS encoding macrolide family glycosyltransferase, whose amino-acid sequence MKHVAVFVFPGYGHVNPTLELTRTLLALGHRVTYVLDEHLADQAAATGARVVSYPTQRARLGSGAVTGEDIGSLGLSFLRECMDVVLPRTLEAFADDVPDLILYDLESFFTARNAALAWNRPTVQMYAYAATNETYSLALEVFDGAGANIGRCIELVSEYLEAKGESPDALMPFLTNYDDRNLVLMPRWFQPHGETFDDRYAFVGHSLAQEVPGSGTWTPPAEAERSVLITLGTEVNDHPEFFRMCDTAFADGGWHTVLALGRESLPGDPPAGGHVELHEWIPFHTVVPNVDAVVCHAGMSTMLLALYFDKPLVIVPYSPEEKVSGRMVEQLGIGRTLLPEDVTADSLRAAVEQVTTDPEIRRRVSRMRMHLLAEGGPSRAALLVDDWLNAPPAEDAPVWAPHAGRVATEIS is encoded by the coding sequence ATGAAGCACGTGGCGGTCTTCGTCTTCCCGGGCTACGGACACGTCAACCCGACGCTGGAGCTGACGCGCACCCTGCTCGCCCTGGGCCACCGGGTGACGTACGTGCTGGACGAGCACCTGGCCGACCAGGCCGCGGCCACCGGCGCCCGGGTGGTGTCCTATCCCACGCAGCGCGCCCGGCTCGGCAGCGGCGCGGTGACCGGCGAGGACATCGGCAGCCTGGGGCTGAGTTTCCTGCGCGAGTGCATGGACGTCGTCCTGCCCCGGACGCTGGAGGCCTTCGCCGACGACGTGCCGGACCTGATCCTGTACGACCTGGAGAGCTTCTTCACCGCGCGCAACGCCGCGTTGGCCTGGAACCGGCCCACCGTGCAGATGTACGCCTACGCCGCCACCAACGAGACCTACTCGCTGGCCCTGGAGGTCTTCGACGGCGCCGGCGCCAACATCGGGCGCTGCATCGAGCTGGTGAGCGAGTACCTCGAGGCGAAGGGCGAGAGCCCGGACGCACTGATGCCGTTCCTCACCAACTACGACGACCGCAACCTCGTGCTGATGCCCCGGTGGTTCCAGCCGCACGGCGAGACCTTCGACGACCGGTACGCCTTCGTCGGCCACAGTCTCGCGCAGGAGGTGCCCGGCAGTGGCACCTGGACCCCGCCGGCGGAGGCGGAACGGTCCGTGCTGATCACCCTCGGTACCGAGGTGAACGACCACCCCGAGTTCTTCCGGATGTGCGACACGGCCTTCGCCGACGGCGGATGGCACACGGTGCTGGCCCTGGGCAGGGAGAGCCTGCCCGGGGACCCGCCCGCGGGAGGCCACGTCGAACTGCACGAGTGGATTCCGTTCCACACCGTCGTCCCGAACGTCGACGCCGTGGTGTGCCACGCCGGGATGAGCACCATGCTGCTCGCGCTGTACTTCGACAAGCCGCTGGTGATCGTCCCGTACTCGCCCGAGGAGAAGGTCAGCGGCCGGATGGTCGAGCAGCTCGGCATCGGCCGCACGCTGCTCCCCGAGGACGTCACGGCGGACTCGCTGAGGGCCGCGGTGGAGCAGGTGACGACGGACCCGGAGATCCGGCGCCGCGTCTCCCGCATGCGCATGCACCTTCTGGCCGAGGGCGGCCCGTCCCGGGCGGCCCTGCTGGTCGACGACTGGCTGAACGCCCCCCCGGCCGAGGACGCCCCCGTGTGGGCGCCCCACGCCGGCCGAGTAGCTACGGAGATCTCATGA
- a CDS encoding alpha/beta fold hydrolase, producing the protein MNDTATWIRRFFPSDEAAVQLICLPHAGGSAPFYRPVAQALSPQIEVLAVQYPGRQDRRREPMLETIEDLADGVAAAVREAVDRPFALFGHSMGATLAFEVARRLESNGSDPLRIFASGRRAPSTHRDEQVHQRDDDGVIAELRTLSGTDQRVFGDEELLRMVLPAIRNDYRAAETYTCAPDVRVKAPITALTGESDPKASHEEVEAWRGHTEGAFDLRTYPGGHFYLMEHSADVLRVIGERLGAPSAALR; encoded by the coding sequence ATGAACGACACCGCCACGTGGATTCGGCGCTTCTTCCCGAGCGACGAGGCTGCCGTCCAGCTGATCTGTCTGCCGCACGCGGGCGGGTCGGCGCCCTTCTACCGACCGGTGGCGCAGGCGCTGAGCCCGCAGATCGAGGTGCTCGCGGTCCAGTATCCCGGCCGCCAGGACCGTCGGCGCGAACCGATGCTGGAGACCATCGAGGACCTCGCGGACGGCGTCGCCGCGGCCGTGCGTGAGGCCGTGGACCGGCCGTTCGCCCTCTTCGGGCACAGCATGGGCGCCACCCTCGCCTTCGAGGTCGCGCGGCGGCTGGAAAGCAACGGCAGCGACCCGCTGCGGATCTTCGCCTCCGGCCGCCGGGCCCCCTCCACGCACCGCGACGAGCAGGTGCACCAGCGGGACGACGACGGCGTCATCGCCGAGCTGCGCACGCTCAGCGGCACCGACCAGCGGGTTTTCGGCGACGAGGAACTGCTGCGCATGGTGCTGCCGGCCATCCGCAACGACTACCGCGCCGCCGAGACCTACACCTGCGCCCCGGACGTGCGGGTCAAAGCGCCGATCACGGCGCTGACGGGCGAGTCGGACCCGAAGGCCAGCCACGAGGAGGTGGAGGCCTGGCGCGGCCACACCGAGGGCGCCTTCGACCTGAGGACCTATCCCGGCGGCCACTTCTACCTGATGGAGCACTCCGCCGACGTGCTGCGCGTCATCGGCGAACGGCTCGGCGCCCCCTCAGCGGCCCTGCGATGA
- a CDS encoding NDP-hexose 2,3-dehydratase family protein translates to MPPTTGPGVLRQEDPRLTERLAQSARAVDGVATGAEEFAKWFADRCASQSQDVTPIPFRSMRNWTFASGTGNLVHDSGRFFTVAGLDVRVDRGPVREWSQPIILQQEIGLLGIAVREIDGVLHLLMQAKTEPGNPNGVQLSPTVQATKSNYTGVHRGRGVPYIEHFRDAEPHRVVADVLQSEHGAWFYRKRNRNMVIEVGPEVEAGEDFCWLTLGQVQEQLRIDHRVNMDARTVLSCLPGAEPAGGVHTGTELLNWITTHQAMPDVETEVVGLAGLPGWRRTEDAVSHESGAFFSVRAVDVVANSREVSGWSQPLIEPHGLGVVSLIVKRFDGVLHALLRARIEPGYIDAIELAPTVQGTPENYAGLPDEERQPFADVERHLAHDTVLFDAEMSEEGGRFYHSRSRYTIVEVGADYPDQEPPGFRWVTVPQLSWLLQHRHYLNVQARSLVACLRAVAG, encoded by the coding sequence ATGCCGCCAACCACCGGACCCGGCGTTCTCCGTCAGGAAGACCCCCGGCTGACCGAGCGACTCGCGCAGTCGGCACGCGCGGTCGACGGCGTCGCCACCGGCGCGGAGGAGTTCGCGAAGTGGTTCGCCGACCGGTGTGCGAGCCAGTCGCAGGACGTCACGCCGATTCCGTTCCGGTCCATGCGCAACTGGACCTTCGCCTCCGGCACCGGGAACCTGGTGCACGACAGCGGCCGGTTCTTCACCGTCGCCGGCCTGGACGTGCGGGTCGACCGCGGGCCGGTCCGCGAGTGGTCGCAGCCGATCATTCTCCAGCAGGAGATCGGTCTGCTCGGCATCGCCGTCCGAGAGATCGACGGCGTGCTGCACCTGCTGATGCAGGCGAAGACCGAGCCCGGCAACCCCAACGGCGTGCAGCTGTCGCCGACCGTGCAGGCGACCAAGAGCAACTACACCGGCGTGCACCGCGGCCGGGGTGTGCCGTACATCGAGCACTTCCGGGACGCCGAGCCGCACCGGGTCGTCGCCGACGTCCTCCAGTCCGAGCACGGAGCCTGGTTCTACCGCAAGCGGAACCGGAACATGGTGATCGAGGTCGGCCCCGAGGTGGAAGCCGGCGAGGACTTCTGCTGGCTGACCCTCGGGCAGGTGCAGGAGCAGCTGCGGATCGACCACCGGGTCAACATGGACGCTCGCACCGTGCTGTCCTGCCTGCCCGGCGCCGAGCCGGCCGGTGGTGTGCACACCGGCACCGAGCTGCTGAACTGGATCACCACGCACCAGGCCATGCCGGACGTGGAGACCGAGGTCGTGGGCCTGGCCGGGCTGCCCGGCTGGCGGCGCACCGAGGACGCCGTGTCGCACGAGAGCGGGGCGTTCTTCAGCGTCCGCGCGGTGGACGTGGTGGCCAACAGCCGCGAGGTGAGCGGCTGGAGCCAGCCCTTGATCGAGCCGCACGGCCTCGGTGTCGTCTCGCTGATCGTCAAGCGTTTCGACGGGGTCCTGCACGCGCTGCTGCGGGCCCGCATCGAGCCCGGGTACATCGACGCCATCGAACTCGCCCCCACCGTGCAGGGCACTCCGGAGAACTACGCCGGCCTCCCGGACGAGGAGCGGCAGCCGTTCGCGGACGTGGAGCGGCACCTGGCGCACGACACGGTGCTGTTCGACGCCGAGATGTCCGAGGAGGGCGGGCGGTTCTACCACTCGCGCAGCCGCTACACGATCGTCGAGGTCGGTGCGGACTACCCCGACCAGGAGCCGCCCGGATTCCGGTGGGTGACCGTTCCTCAGCTCAGCTGGCTGCTCCAGCACCGGCACTACCTCAACGTGCAGGCCCGGAGCCTCGTCGCGTGCCTGCGGGCCGTCGCCGGCTGA